The nucleotide sequence TCGCCTTCGACCTTGAGCTTGTCCAGCGCCGCGATGACGCGGATCAGGGCGACGCCGCCGCCGGGCACGATGCCTTCCTCGACGGCCGCGCGGGTGGCGTGCAGGGCGTCTTCGACGCGGGCTTTCTTCTCTTTCATTTCGGTTTCGGTGGCCGCGCCGACTTTCACCACGGCGACGCCGCCGACCAGCTTGGCGAGGCGCTCCTGGAGCTTCTCGCGATCATAGTCGCTGGTGGTTTCCTCGATCTGGGCGCGGATCTGCTTGACGCGGGCCTGGATGTCGGCCTCGGCGCCGGCGCCGTCGATGATGGTGGTGTTGTCCTTGTCGATGACGATGCGCTTGGCGCGGCCAAGCATGTCGAGGGTGGCGTTCTCCAGCTTGAAGCCGACTTCCTCGCTGATGACCTTGCCGCCGGTGAGCACGGCGATGTCTTCGAGCATGGCCTTGCGGCGATCACCGAAGCCGGGGGCCTTGACGGCGGCCACATTGAGGGTGCCGCGCAGCTTGTTGACCACCAGGGTGGCCAGGGCCTCGCCCTCGACGTCCTCGGCGATGATCAGCAGCGGACGGCCCTGCTTGGCGACGGGCTCGAGCACCGGCAGCAGGTCGCGCATGTTGCTGACCTTCTTGTCGTGGATGAGGATCAGGGCGTCCTCGATGACGGTTTCCATGCGCTCGGCATCGGTCACGAAGTAGGGGGAAAGATAGCCGCGGTCGAACTGCATGCCCTCGACGGTCTCGAGGGTGGTCTCCATGGCCTTGGCTTCCTCGACGGTGATGACGCCTTCCTTGCCGACTTTTTCCATGGCCTCGGCGAGGATGTTGCCGATGGTGGCGTCGCCGTTGGCGGAGATGGTGCCGACCTGGGCGATTTCCTTGTGGTCCTTGATGGGCTTGGAGAGTTCTTTCAGCGAAGCGACGCAGGCTTCCACGGCCTTGTCGATGCCGCGCTTGATTTCCATGGGGTTGTGGCCGGCGGTCACCAGCTTGACGCCTTCGCGGTAGATGGCCTGGGCGAGCACGGTGGCGGTGGTGGTGCCGTCGCCGGCGACATCGGAGGTCTTGGAGGCGACTTCCTTGACCAGCTGCACGCCCATGTTCTCGAATTTGTCCTCGAGCTCGATCTCCTTGGCGACGGTCACGCCGTCCTTGGTGATGAGCGGAGCGCCGAAGGATTTTTCGATGACCACGTTGCGGCCCTTGGGTCCAAGGGTCACCTTGACGGCGTTGGCCAGGGCGTTGACCCCGGTGAGAATTTTGGAGCGGGCGTCCTGCCCGAATTTGATTTCCTTGGCTGCCATGAGACTATGTCCTCCTTGTCAGGATTGATGGTTGCAGGGTTACTTTTCGATGACGCCGAGGATGTCGTCCTCACGCATCATGAGATATTCCTTGCCTTCGATCTTGATTTCGGTGCCGGCGTACTTGCCGAAGAGCACCTTGTCGCCGGCCTTGACATCGAGGGGCAGCACCTTGCCGTCCTCGGTCTTCTTGCCGTGACCCACGGCGATGACCTTGCCCTGCTGGGGCTTTTCCTTGGCGGTGTCGGGGATGATGAGGCCGCCGGCGGTCTTGGTTTCCTCTTCGAGTCTCTCCACAATGATGCGATCGTTCAATGGCCTGATGTTCATCTTCGTCTTTCTCCTTTCCGCTGTGCGAAAGATAATCGGGGATCGGCCCCGCGATGTGCCTGCCGTCTTGCCGCTGACTGTTAGCACTCACCAGAGCCGAGTGCTAACGACAGGGCTAAATATAATCAGCGCAAAAACAATGTCAAGGGGGCAAGGACAGAAAAAAGTAGGAAGGCGGGAGAGGAGGGTCTATTCCATGAGGGCGGCCCAGAGGCCGGCGGCCAGGGCCGCGGCGACGCGCCGGGCGAGTTCGAGGCGCTTGGCGTCGAGGGTGGCGCGGTCGTGTTCGAAGTAAAGAGCGTCGGGATATTCGAGAAGCAGGGTCGGCTCGGTCGCGCCGGGCTGGTGCAGATACAGGCGCGCCCTGAGGCGGATCTCGGTGGCGCGGGCGCCGCTGTCTTCAATGTAGCCGAAGAGTTCGCCGGTCAGGTAGTGACGCGCGGCGAGGCGCGCGGGATCGATGTTCTCCAGATCCTCCTTGAGGATGAGAAATTCCAAGGCGTCGCGCCCGAGCTTTTCGGCGCGTCCGT is from Geoalkalibacter sp. and encodes:
- the groL gene encoding chaperonin GroEL (60 kDa chaperone family; promotes refolding of misfolded polypeptides especially under stressful conditions; forms two stacked rings of heptamers to form a barrel-shaped 14mer; ends can be capped by GroES; misfolded proteins enter the barrel where they are refolded when GroES binds), with protein sequence MAAKEIKFGQDARSKILTGVNALANAVKVTLGPKGRNVVIEKSFGAPLITKDGVTVAKEIELEDKFENMGVQLVKEVASKTSDVAGDGTTTATVLAQAIYREGVKLVTAGHNPMEIKRGIDKAVEACVASLKELSKPIKDHKEIAQVGTISANGDATIGNILAEAMEKVGKEGVITVEEAKAMETTLETVEGMQFDRGYLSPYFVTDAERMETVIEDALILIHDKKVSNMRDLLPVLEPVAKQGRPLLIIAEDVEGEALATLVVNKLRGTLNVAAVKAPGFGDRRKAMLEDIAVLTGGKVISEEVGFKLENATLDMLGRAKRIVIDKDNTTIIDGAGAEADIQARVKQIRAQIEETTSDYDREKLQERLAKLVGGVAVVKVGAATETEMKEKKARVEDALHATRAAVEEGIVPGGGVALIRVIAALDKLKVEGEQEFGVKIVRRALEEPLRQIAANAGMEGSIVVNKVIGESGAFGFDAATDTYCDMLKAGIIDPTKVARYALQNAASVAGLMLTTEACVAEAPKKDEKLPAMPGGMGGMGGMDMM
- the groES gene encoding co-chaperone GroES; its protein translation is MNIRPLNDRIIVERLEEETKTAGGLIIPDTAKEKPQQGKVIAVGHGKKTEDGKVLPLDVKAGDKVLFGKYAGTEIKIEGKEYLMMREDDILGVIEK